DNA from Mesotoga sp. Brook.08.105.5.1:
GAAGGATTAGCGGCATGGAGAAGGAATTGAATGCTGAGACTAGAGTGTATATGAGTAGTCCGCCGATTATGGGCATTGAAAGAGGAATAAGAACTCTCAATAAGTAGCCGGTTTCCGATAATCCCTCGAGGAGAGAGACTTCCCGGAGCTCTCTCGGGACAGAGGAAAAAAAGCCGCCAAGCAGCAAAATAGTTAGCGGCATTGCCTGAATACATACAACCATCCCAACTCCGAACAAGCTGTTCACGAGGGCCAACTTGTCGAATACAAAGTACATAGGGAGTAACGTATGCATTCCGTTGTAGAGGCTTCCGAAGAGAATCACTGAAGCGATAATCCTCACAAATATGTTTCTCTTCAAAGAGAAGAGATAGGAAAAGGGAACTCCAGCCAGAAGAACGATCACAAAGGCCCAAAACGCGATCTTCAGAGTATTGAATATGTTGCGCGGGAGTCCGTCGGAGATCACTTTGCCGTAGTTTGCCAGTGTCAGTTCGGAGATTGAAGGCACAATGTCCGAATCGGAAGCGAAGGAGAGAAAGAGTATGTAGATCACTATCACTGCGGTGGGAACCAGACAGACAATAAGAAGCGCTCTCTTAAGCCATCCGGGAATGGAAAAATCGAAGTGCGGAAATCTGTATCTTATAGACAGAAGGATCATAGGCACGCTTAGAAGGGTGGCCGGAATGACGCCACTGATACCATTTTGAGCAACGCTCAGAATGAATATGACGACTTCGTATATCAACAGAACTCCCACTAGCCGCCTGAACGGCTTCCTGAAGCGGGGTATTATTAGCGGGAGTATCGAATATCCGGCAACAACGGGAAAAACGAGCCAGTTCCAGCCTGCGAAAAGCCCCAGAAGAATGTGTGCGGCGCTGCTGAGATAGAGAACCCGCCTGTGTCTCTTCGGCACTTCTCCTCGAGAAAAGAGCGCGCCCAGGATCCATATGAGTGCGAATACTCCTACGAATACAGCGTAAGCGGAGAGAAGTCCGTAATCCTTTGCCGTGTTGAATTTCCTGAAGAGAACGATTCCGAGAAATGAAGTTGAACCGGTCAAGGTATGCGGAGTGAATCCCTCAGGCAGCAACGGACCGTTTCCGGTCATAAGAAAGACAGATGTGAACTCTTTCATCGATCTGGCAAGTTGAAACAAGAAGTACGGAATCAATAGATGTCTTATCTCTCCGAACAGAATAGAGGCTGTTGTGAGATCTCCCGCACCGTCTATTTTAATTACATCATCCAGTTCCTTTGAAACTCTCCCTAGCATCCCGAGAATTATCATGGCCGAGAGAGGTATCGAAAGCCAGACGCTTACAAGTAGGGAAGAAAGAAATGCGTGCAGGGGGTTGAGAGTCACGTCAATACTTGTGCCAAGAAGGGTATTCAACAAAGAGTACCCTCCGTATCCCTGAACAAAGACCCTCCATCCGGACACCGTTATGAATGATGGTATAAACCAGCCTATACCCAAGAGCAGAAGAGCAGACTTGCTGTACCTGGTAGCTTTTCTCAACCTGAGCGCGATTAAGAAGGAGATTGAGACCTCAATTGCCGATTTCAGTGTCGACCAGAGGGCCGTCAGTTTCAGCGAGAGTTTGAAACCGGAATCTCTTAGCACAATCTCGTAGTTTTTCAGACCGGAAAAGACAGGTTCCGTTTGAAAGATGCCAAATTCCGTCAATGAGACATACAGAGCCCAAACCGTAGGAGCGATAGTCGCGATTGTGAGAATGAAGGTAATAGACAAACCCATAGACCACTTCCTTCTCACTATAAGAGGAAGCAGTCCAAGGGTAAAGAAGATCGGTATCACGACCGACATACTAACTACCGGACAGAGTCAATGTAGGATTGTGCACCCGTTAAGGCCCGATCGACGGTCATAGCTCCACTGAATATTGCCTGTAAAGCGGGTTCCAGAGCTTCAAACAACAGTGTCTGATATCCTGGAATATTTGGCATGAATTCTCCTTTATTGATGATTTCTCCAAGCTCCGGAAGCCAGCCTGACCCAAAAAGCGGGTACTTGTCGCACTGTATGAAGAACTCTTCGCTCTGCTCCCCAAGGAAGGCTATGAAGCTCATGCACTGTTCATAAGTATCGCTGTTGAAGAGAGCAAAACCTTTTGAATCGATAACTCCTCTTACCTCTATCCCCTGTAGATTTGGAAAGGGAAGCATTGCGAAGCTAGGTCCCTTCTCCCTGAACTTCTCCGCCATATAGCTGCCTTGAAGCATCACGCCAATCTTTCCCTGTCTGAAAAGCCCATTCATGGCCGCCCTTTCAAGTCTAGAGATGACACCCGAATCGAAATAGCTCTTCACGATCGATACAGTCTCCTTGCTCTCGGGACTTCCGATCTTGAGTGCAGCCCTCTCCTCTCCGCTCAGAAGTGCCGAGACATAGGGAAACATTATGTAGGGTGACGTGAAATCGAATGCGATAGGATAGTCGACTATCCCTGTGAGCTTCTCCTTTATTATCTCGAACTGTACGAAATCGAAGTCGTCTTCGAGATTCAAGCCTGCTTCTTCAAAGGCATCCAGATTGATGAAGGCGACTTGACTGTCTGCATAGTAGGGAACAGCGCTGACTTCACCGTTCCAGGTGAAGGCACTCAGATATCTCTCAGGGTAGTCTCTCAGCGCAGATTCCGGGATAGGCAGATTCCTTTTCGAGGCTGCCACGTCGCCTACATAAGTATCCTTTATCATCACAGCATCAGGTAAGTCGCCTGTCTTCAAGCTCACATTGAGTTTCTCCTCGATCTTCGGGAAGTAGACAATCTCCACCGGAATACCCGTCTTCTCTGAAAATCTACTGGCTGCTGCCCTGTAGAAATCCTCTCCTTCCCAGCTCACCCAGAAGGTGATTCCAAATGTAAACGAGCAGAGCAGTATCACGAATAAGAATGTTGCCGTTTTTTTCATTTCACACCTCCATATTCAGTATCTCGAATAGAACTCTTTCGCTCTTGAATGGCGCGTGTCTCAGTCGGATGCCCGCAGCATCAAAGATTGCATTGGAGATTGCTGGAATCGGTGTGTCGATACCTATTTCTCCTATGCTCTTCGCTCCAAACGGGCCCGTCGGCTCGTAACTATCGACGAGACTGCATGTAAGCTTCCCGTAGTCCATTCTTGAGGGAACCTTGTAGGTGAAGAAATCATTAGTCAACATTCTTCCGTCCTTGCCGTAGATGATGTCTTCGTACAGCGCCCAGCCGATGCCTTGCATCGAACCGCCTTCAAGTTGACCCATTGCCTGTATTGGATTCAGTGCTAGACCGCAGTCGGCATATGAAACGAAGTTGACCAGTGTGATTTTTCCGGTATCTGTGTCAATCTCAACTTCAGCGAAGCTTGCGGCGAACGGTGGCGGGGACTCTTCACCCACATAGGAGGCCGACTCGGAAATCTGCTGCTGATTGAAGGTGTACATATGCATGGTGCAGAGTTCTGACAGGGAGACTGATGAGCCGTCTCTTGAGCGGACTTCGGCCGATTCTAAAGTCAGTTCAGACCTGTCTTTTTCGAAGTACACGGCCGCCAGATCAAGAAGCCTTTCCTTTACCTTCTCGGCAGCAAGCCTAACGGCATTTCCGGAGACATAAGTTGTACTTGACGCGTAAGCGCCAACGTCAAAGGGAGTCAGATCCGTGTCTGATGAATAGACGATTATCTTCTCCAGAGGCACCGTTAGAACCTCGGCGGCAATCTGAGCTAGGATTGTGTCGCTTCCGGTTCCCAGATCGGTGGCACCCACAAGTAGATTGAATGAGCCGTCTTCATTCATCTTGATAGTGGCAGCGCCCATATCGATTTTCGGGATGCCCGAACCCTGCATTGCAAGAGCACAGCCAACCCCGCGAACCTTGTTTCCATTTCTCTTCTTCTTTCCCCACTTACTGTCCCAGCCAATTGCCTTTCTTCCAAGATCGATGCACTCCTGAAGCTTGCAACTCCTCATTATTTGAGGGACGCCTTCCCTTCCCTCACCCATGATTTCGAATATTGGAGAGGTTTCGCCCTCTCTTATGGAGTTCATCTCTTTGAGCTTCAGCGGATCCATCTTCATCTCATAGGCAAGTTCATCGATAGCACAGTCGAGAGGAAAGAGCCCTTGAGGCGCTCCATAACCTCTATAAGCTCCTGCAGGAGGGAGGTTCGTATAAACTATATCTCCGCCGAAGTGCACAGCGTCGACCTTGTTGTACAGAGGCAACGTTTTTGATCCCGAGACCATGAAGGTTGTAAGGCAGTGTTCTCCATAGGCCCCCGTATTTGAGATTCCGTGAAGTGAAATGGCCTTGATCTTTCCATCTCCAGCTGCTCCGACGATAACATCGTAGCTCATCTCGTGGCGAATATTCGTTGCCATCGAGACTTCCTCTCTTGTATAAGCAATTCTTGCGGGTTTACCGGTCTTGAGAGTAACGAGAGCGGCGTAAGGCTCTGCGAT
Protein-coding regions in this window:
- a CDS encoding ABC transporter permease subunit: MSVVIPIFFTLGLLPLIVRRKWSMGLSITFILTIATIAPTVWALYVSLTEFGIFQTEPVFSGLKNYEIVLRDSGFKLSLKLTALWSTLKSAIEVSISFLIALRLRKATRYSKSALLLLGIGWFIPSFITVSGWRVFVQGYGGYSLLNTLLGTSIDVTLNPLHAFLSSLLVSVWLSIPLSAMIILGMLGRVSKELDDVIKIDGAGDLTTASILFGEIRHLLIPYFLFQLARSMKEFTSVFLMTGNGPLLPEGFTPHTLTGSTSFLGIVLFRKFNTAKDYGLLSAYAVFVGVFALIWILGALFSRGEVPKRHRRVLYLSSAAHILLGLFAGWNWLVFPVVAGYSILPLIIPRFRKPFRRLVGVLLIYEVVIFILSVAQNGISGVIPATLLSVPMILLSIRYRFPHFDFSIPGWLKRALLIVCLVPTAVIVIYILFLSFASDSDIVPSISELTLANYGKVISDGLPRNIFNTLKIAFWAFVIVLLAGVPFSYLFSLKRNIFVRIIASVILFGSLYNGMHTLLPMYFVFDKLALVNSLFGVGMVVCIQAMPLTILLLGGFFSSVPRELREVSLLEGLSETGYLLRVLIPLSMPIIGGLLIYTLVSAFNSFSMPLILLNSQELMPFSLKIYSYVGEVRSFYTSWNLFGAASVIGVIPLLLFFRSSLKLIYSSNLRDQGIEYD
- a CDS encoding molybdopterin cofactor-binding domain-containing protein, translated to MNDSFVTIGKPMKKVDGLAIVRGKPAYTPDYDMPDALVVKLLRSPHAHAIIRSIDSSQALSIPGVVGIFTYQDVERVPYTRAGQGYPEPSPYDTYLLDRKVRYVGDPVAVVAATTEKAALKALRKIKVEYETLDAVFDMKEASKEGSPIIHDESDCSGVYDNSRNIAAHFVMDIGDVEKTLEECEFVIRRTYHVDTQLHAALEPHNALTYLDPVGRLVVISSTQVPFHCRRILSRILKKPIAEIRVIKPRIGGGFGGKQSVIAEPYAALVTLKTGKPARIAYTREEVSMATNIRHEMSYDVIVGAAGDGKIKAISLHGISNTGAYGEHCLTTFMVSGSKTLPLYNKVDAVHFGGDIVYTNLPPAGAYRGYGAPQGLFPLDCAIDELAYEMKMDPLKLKEMNSIREGETSPIFEIMGEGREGVPQIMRSCKLQECIDLGRKAIGWDSKWGKKKRNGNKVRGVGCALAMQGSGIPKIDMGAATIKMNEDGSFNLLVGATDLGTGSDTILAQIAAEVLTVPLEKIIVYSSDTDLTPFDVGAYASSTTYVSGNAVRLAAEKVKERLLDLAAVYFEKDRSELTLESAEVRSRDGSSVSLSELCTMHMYTFNQQQISESASYVGEESPPPFAASFAEVEIDTDTGKITLVNFVSYADCGLALNPIQAMGQLEGGSMQGIGWALYEDIIYGKDGRMLTNDFFTYKVPSRMDYGKLTCSLVDSYEPTGPFGAKSIGEIGIDTPIPAISNAIFDAAGIRLRHAPFKSERVLFEILNMEV
- a CDS encoding extracellular solute-binding protein, encoding MKKTATFLFVILLCSFTFGITFWVSWEGEDFYRAAASRFSEKTGIPVEIVYFPKIEEKLNVSLKTGDLPDAVMIKDTYVGDVAASKRNLPIPESALRDYPERYLSAFTWNGEVSAVPYYADSQVAFINLDAFEEAGLNLEDDFDFVQFEIIKEKLTGIVDYPIAFDFTSPYIMFPYVSALLSGEERAALKIGSPESKETVSIVKSYFDSGVISRLERAAMNGLFRQGKIGVMLQGSYMAEKFREKGPSFAMLPFPNLQGIEVRGVIDSKGFALFNSDTYEQCMSFIAFLGEQSEEFFIQCDKYPLFGSGWLPELGEIINKGEFMPNIPGYQTLLFEALEPALQAIFSGAMTVDRALTGAQSYIDSVR